A section of the Phaseolus vulgaris cultivar G19833 chromosome 8, P. vulgaris v2.0, whole genome shotgun sequence genome encodes:
- the LOC137823457 gene encoding uncharacterized protein gives METTKRGCPRHQEQPMQLKPPGSPFKCSGCREVGFGRSYHCQNKNCGYILHEECANADSHASHRFFHRSQFELCEKAPGNRDRYCDACGKDVLGFVYHCSLTGYDLHPCCLYLKDSISDEEGQISLQLCEKVPSVCVRCNHRNVVDGVKGWSYVSSGSGRKYCYHVSCVKQLILENLNRGYFTQETNSVGMSNREYSQLAVRSMEMVPSGGSWRRSGTVRKYTKIAVLVFKLIFSAVFGNPITAIAALVEALVSD, from the coding sequence ATGGAAACTACCAAGAGGGGTTGTCCCAGACATCAAGAACAACCGATGCAATTGAAGCCACCAGGGTCTCCGTTCAAATGCAGTGGATGTCGAGAAGTGGGGTTCGGACGTAGTTACCACTGTCAAAACAAGAACTGTGGTTACATCCTCCATGAAGAGTGTGCAAATGCTGATTCCCATGCTTCTCATCGATTTTTCCACAGGAGCCAATTCGAGTTGTGTGAGAAAGCACCGGGAAACCGCGATAGATACTGTGATGCTTGTGGAAAGGATGTGCTAGGGTTTGTGTACCATTGCTCCCTTACCGGTTATGATCTACATCCATGCTGTTTATATCTGAAAGATAGCATTTCTGATGAAGAAGGACAAATCTCACTTCAACTGTGTGAGAAGGTTCCCTCAGTGTGTGTCAGGTGTAATCATAGGAATGTTGTGGATGGAGTCAAAGGATGGTCTTATGTATCTTCAGGTTCTGGGAGAAAATATTGTTACCATGTTTCGTGTGTTAAGCAACTGATTCTTGAGAATTTGAATAGAGGTTATTTTACTCAAGAAACCAATTCAGTTGGGATGAGTAATCGAGAGTACTCTCAACTTGCAGTGAGAAGCATGGAAATGGTACCAAGTGGAGGAAGTTGGAGGAGATCAGGGACAGTGAGGAAGTACACTAAGATTGCTGTGTTGGtatttaaactaatattttcaGCTGTTTTTGGAAATCCTATAACTGCTATTGCTGCTCTTGTGGAAGCCCTAGTTTCAGATTGA
- the LOC137825588 gene encoding heat shock cognate 70 kDa protein-like — protein MSKENKGLAIGIDLGTTYSCVAVWLEEQCRVEIIHNDQGCRTTPSFVAFTDNQRLIGDAAKNQAATNPTNTVFDVKRLIGRRYSDPIIRDDLKLWPFKVIADSDDKPMIAVSYKGQKKHISAEEISSMILTKMRETAEAYLESGVKNAVVTVPAYFNDSQRQATKDAGTIAGLNVMRIINEPTAAALAYGLHKRAKCLLGERNIFIFDLGGGTFDVSLLTIKGDVFEVKATAGDTHLGGEDMDNRMVKYFVEEFKRKNKVDINGNRRALRRLRTVCERAKRTLSYAVDTNIEIDALSGSLDFCSSITRARFEEFNLDLFKRCMETVDRCLVDSKMDKSDVDDVVLVGGSSRIPKVQQLLQDYFMGKELCMSINPDEAVAYGAAIQAALLTKGNKFVPNLVLLDVTPLSLGISVKGDLMSVVIPRNTIIPVEKRKVYETTVDFQSCVLIDVYEGERTKASDNNLLGFFELDGIPDAPRGHPLSVSFSIDADGILSVVAEEESSGSKNGITVTNDKGRLSTQQIMRMIQDAEIYKAEDQKYRKKVKAINALDDFVYKLRNAIDDVDNSNKLHSQDKTKINMAIAEARKLLDASQQTETKVFVDHLNEVKSLIEPILRIN, from the exons ATGTCCAAAGAAAACAAGGGATTGGCCATAGGAATCGACCTTGGCACAACATACTCGTGTGTTGCTGTATGGCTAGAGGAACAGTGTCGAGTGGAGATCATTCACAATGACCAGGGCTGTAGAACTACGCCTTCATTTGTGGCTTTCACAGATAATCAAAGATTGATCGGTGATGCTGCTAAAAATCAGGCTGCTACTAACCCAACTAACACTGTCTTTG ATGTGAAAAGGTTAATCGGCAGAAGATACAGTGATCCCATTATCCGGGACGATCTAAAGTTGTGGCCATTTAAGGTcattgctgattctgatgaCAAACCCATGATAGCTGTTTCATACAAGGGTCAGAAGAAACACATTTCAGCTGAAGAAATCTCATCTATGATTCTCACAAAGATGCGGGAGACTGCAGAAGCGTACTTGGAATCAGGAGTTAAGAATGCTGTGGTTACTGTGCCTGCTTATTTTAATGACTCTCAGCGACAAGCAACCAAAGATGCTGGTACTATTGCTGGCCTCAATGTCATGCGGATAATCAATGAGCCCACAGCTGCAGCTCTGGCATACGGCCTTCACAAGAGAGCGAAATGTCTTCTTGGAGAGCGAAATATTTTCATCTTTGATCTTGGTGGTGGTACATTTGACGTGTCTCTGCTCACCATCAAGGGTGATGTCTTCGAAGTCAAGGCCACTGCTGGTGACACGCACCTTGGAGGAGAGGACATGGATAACAGAATGGTGAAGTACTTTGTTGAGGAGTTCAAGAGAAAGAACAAAGTTGACATAAATGGGAACCGGAGAGCCTTGAGGAGGTTGAGAACTGTCTGTGAGAGAGCAAAAAGGACGCTCTCATATGCAGTTGACACCAACATTGAGATAGATGCTTTATCTGGGAGCCTTGACTTCTGTTCATCAATCACTCGCGCAAGATTTGAGGAATTCAACTTGGATCTCTTTAAAAGGTGTATGGAGACAGTAGATAGGTGTCTTGTTGATTCTAAGATGGACAAGAGTGATGTAGATGATGTTGTTCTCGTTGGTGGCTCTTCTAGGATTCCCAAAGTACAGCAGTTATTGCAAGACTACTTCATGGGGAAGGAACTGTGCATGAGCATTAACCCTGACGAAGCTGTTGCTTATGGAGCAGCAATTCAGGCTGCTTTGTTGACTAAAGGCAACAAGTTTGTTCCCAACTTGGTGTTATTAGATGTTACGCCGTTGTCTCTTGGTATATCTGTAAAAGGAGATCTCATGAGTGTTGTGATTCCTAGGAACACCATCATCCCTGTTGAGAAAAGGAAAGTATATGAAACAACCGTAGATTTCCAATCCTGTGTCTTGATAGATGTTTACGAGGGTGAAAGGACAAAAGCAAGCGATAACAATTTGCTTGGTTTTTTTGAACTTGATGGCATTCCTGATGCTCCTCGAGGCCATCCTTTAAGTGTAAGTTTCAGTATAGATGCTGATGGTATTCTAAGTGTAGTTGCTGAGGAAGAAAGCAGTGGAAGTAAGAACGGGATTACTGTAACCAACGATAAGGGAAGACTATCAACTCAACAAATTATGAGAATGATTCAAGATGCCGAGATATACAAGGCTGAAGATCAGAAGTACCGAAAGAAAGTTAAAGCAATTAATGCTTTGGATG ACTTTGTTTACAAGTTAAGGAATGCTATAGATGATGTTGATAACAGTAATAAGCTTCATTCACAAGACAAAACCAAGATCAACATGGCAATTGCAGAAGCCAGAAAATTGCTTGATGCAAGCCAGCAGACAGAAACAAAGGTGTTTGTGGATCATTTGAATGAGGTGAAGAGCCTCATTGAACCCATTTTGAGGATTAACTAG